From Roseburia hominis, the proteins below share one genomic window:
- a CDS encoding ATP-dependent Clp protease proteolytic subunit, whose amino-acid sequence MGTLPLSESRKGRIELLTIIGEVEGHEAVAGNTKATKYEHLLPKLAQIENSEEVDGVLILLNTLGGDVEAGLAIAEMIASLSKPTVSLVLGGCHSIGGPLAVSADYSFIVPSGTMIIHPVRSSGMFIGVAQSLRNMEKTQDRITGFLAEHSKMTQERIEELMLDSTQLVKDVGTMLEGNEAVNEGLIDEVGGISDALKKLHEMIAENRQNSDKN is encoded by the coding sequence ATGGGAACGCTGCCTTTAAGCGAGAGCAGAAAAGGGCGAATCGAGCTTTTGACGATAATCGGGGAAGTGGAAGGCCATGAAGCGGTGGCCGGAAATACGAAAGCCACCAAATATGAACATTTACTTCCAAAACTTGCTCAGATTGAAAACAGTGAAGAGGTGGATGGGGTGCTGATTCTTTTGAATACGCTGGGTGGCGATGTGGAAGCGGGGCTGGCCATCGCAGAGATGATCGCATCTCTCAGCAAGCCTACGGTATCGCTTGTCCTGGGAGGGTGCCATTCTATCGGCGGTCCTCTGGCAGTGTCAGCCGATTATTCCTTTATCGTTCCGAGCGGGACGATGATCATTCATCCGGTGCGCTCCAGCGGGATGTTCATCGGAGTGGCGCAGAGCCTGAGAAACATGGAAAAGACCCAGGATCGGATCACCGGGTTCCTTGCGGAACATTCCAAAATGACACAGGAGCGAATCGAGGAGTTGATGCTGGACTCTACGCAGCTCGTCAAAGATGTGGGAACGATGCTGGAAGGAAATGAGGCGGTGAACGAAGGACTGATCGATGAAGTAGGTGGAATCAGTGACGCTTTGAAAAAGTTGCATGAAATGATAGCTGAAAATCGACAAA